One part of the Mauremys mutica isolate MM-2020 ecotype Southern chromosome 21, ASM2049712v1, whole genome shotgun sequence genome encodes these proteins:
- the KIAA2013 gene encoding uncharacterized protein KIAA2013 homolog, producing MWLQQRLKGFPGLLSSSWARRLLALLGFLLVAYWYLGGARLRPRLPWGAGEPRGGGAGLCLLAETRAWPGLEERGDALRLRLAGDGAQEAPGGHPALVGNGFLLLDVAANRLWVSAGASAAGPAHATDYPALVQLKAVSGQAEARAAAVVLRDGAVRRVRCIQSGPGAAAAQTRDCVTVREELLAHRSRPHLYLQRIHISNPTERVTAFEASTPSSPASALGAKFATSLEKVGDRQFLLSSGRVLLAGSSKVVLVVVAAKKLVTRVQVAPKSQFHETVLSVVYTSEPIEASSLEETFSKLRELAKKEMLEVMQMGVEDLFQEHQQTWSDLFISGVEMRKITDSHTPSSKTVNMTLYYVLACMPAPLLDPLISGEDREKMEANLNYADHCFSGHATMHAENLWPEKLSSVPQILQLSDLWKLTLQKRGCKSLVAAGVHGLMQGMVLSFGGLQFTENHLQFQADPDVLHNSYSLRGIHYNKDLINLAVLLDAEGKPFLHVSVKFQDKPVRLYACEAGCLNEPVELTSELRGHTFPVMVTQPITPLLYISTDLTHLQDLRHTLHLKAILAHEEHMAKQYPGLPFLFWFSVASLITLFHLFLFKLIYNEYCGPGAKPLFRSKEDPSV from the exons atgtggctgcagcagcggctgAAGGGCTTCCCGGGGCtgctctccagcagctgggcccggCGCCTCCTGGCCCTGCTCGGCTTCCTGCTCGTCGCCTACTGGTACCTGGGGGGCGCCCGGCTGCGGCCGCGCCTGCCCTGGGGCGCCGGGgagccgcggggcgggggggccgggctCTGCCTCCTGGCCGAGACGCGGGCCTGGCCGGGGCTGGAGGAGCGCGGCGATGCCCTGAGGCTGCGCCTCGCCGGGGACGGCGCCCAGGAGGCTCCCGGGGGGCACCCGGCCCTCGTGGGCAACGGCTTCCTCCTGCTGGACGTGGCCGCCAACCGGCTCTGGGTGTCCGCCGGGGCCTCGGCGGCCGGCCCGGCCCACGCCACCGACTACCCGGCGCTGGTGCAGCTCAAGGCGGTGAGCGGCCAAGCTGAGGCCCGGGCCGCGGCCGTGGTGCTGAGGGACGGGGCGGTGCGGCGGGTCCGCTGTATCCAGAGCGGGCCGGGGGCGGCTGCAGCGCAGACCCGCGACTGCGTGACGGTCcgggaggagctgctggctcaCCGCAGCCGGCCCCATCTCTACCTGCAGCGGATCCACATCTCCAACCCCACCGAGAGGGTCACCGCCTTCGAGGCCTCCACCCCTTCGTCCCCCGCCTCTGCCCTGGGAGCCAAGTTCGCCACCAGCCTGGAGAAGGTGGGGGACCGGCAATTCCTGCTCTCCTCTGGCCGGGTGCTCCTCGCTGGCAGCTCCaaggtggtgctggtggtggtggctgcCAAGAAACTGGTGACCCGGGTGCAGGTGGCACCCAAGTCTCAGTTCCACGAGACAGTGCTGTCCGTGGTATACACCTCAGAGCCCATCGAGGCCTCCAGCCTGGAGGAAACCTTCAGCAagctgagggagttggctaaGAAGGAGATGCTGGAGGTGATGCAGATGGGGGTTGAGGATCTGTTCCAGGAGCACCAGCAGACTTGGTCCGATTTGTTTATTTCAG GGGTCGAAATGAGAAAGATTACAGATTCCCACACACCATCCAGCAAGACCGTCAATATGACTCTCTACTATGTCCTAGCCTGCATGCCAGCTCCTCTGCTGGACCCACTCATCAGTGgtgaggacagagaaaaaatggaAGCCAACTTGAACTATGCCGACCACTGCTTCAGTGGCCATGCAACCATGCATGCAGAGAACCTGTGGCCTGAGAAGCTATCCAGTGTTCCTCAGATCCTGCAGCTCTCAGACTTGTGGAAGCTGACTCTCCAGAAGCGAGGATGCAAGAGCTTGGTGGCAGCTGGGGTCCATGGTCTCATGCAGGGGATGGTGCTCAGCTTTGGAGGTCTGCAGTTCACAGAAAACCACCTCCAGTTTCAGGCTGACCCTGATGTGCTTCACAACAGCTATTCCCTGCGTGGGATCCACTATAACAAGGACCTGATTAACCTGGCTGTTCTGCTGGATGCTGAAGGAAAGCCCTTCCTGCATGTGTCTGTGAAGTTCCAGGACAAGCCAGTTAGGCTGTATGCTTGCGAGGCAGGCTGCTTGAACGAGCCTGTGGAGTTGACCTCTGAGCTGCGGGGCCACACCTTCCCTGTCATGGTGACTCAGCCTATCACACCATTACTTTATATATCTACAGACCTGACCCATCTGCAGGACCTGAGACACACGCTACATCTGAAAGCTATCCTGGCCCATGAGGAGCACATGGCCAAGCAGTACCCAGGTTTACCCTTCCTGTTCTGGTTCAGTGTGGCCTCCTTAATCACACTCTTCCACCTGTTTCTGTTCAAACTCATCTACAATGAATACTGTGGGCCAGGAGCCAAGCCGCTCTTCAGGAGTAAG GAAGATCCCAGTGTCTGA